In Geothrix edaphica, the genomic stretch GCCCTGCGGGCGAGTGGGAGCCACGCATCGCGTGGCGTCAGATGGAGGCGTGCAGCGCACACCCCGGACAACATCAACCCTCGATGGGATCGATGTGGATGAAGCGGCCAGCCTGGCCCTTGTCCTGGAAGCGCACCTTGCCGTCGATCTTGGCAAAGAGGGTGTGGTCCTTGCCCATGCCGACGTTGATGCCGGCCTTGAACTTGGTGCCGCGCTGGCGGACGAGGATGGAACCGCCGGGGACGACTTCCCCGCCGAACTCCTTCACGCCGAGGCGCTGGGAGTGGGAATCACGACCGTTGCGGCTGGAACCGACGCCTTTTTTGTGAGCCATGAGAGTACCTCTTCAGATTTTTCGCGTTTCAACTACGTTTTTCGCCGCAGGCGAAAAACGTATGACTAGGCCTTGATCGCCTTGATGCGGACCTCGGTGTAGCCCTGGCGGTGGCCCTGGGTGCGCTGGTAGGTGGTGGTCTTCTTCTTCTTGAAGATGATCACCTTCTTGGCGCGGTCGTGAGTGATGACCTCGGCCTCGACCTTGGCGCCCTTCACGGTGGGCTGGCCCACCTTCAGGTCCCCGTTGTTGTCGATGAGGAGCACGTCCTCGAAGGTCACGGCCTGCTTGGGATCCTTCTCCAGCAGTTCCACGCGGAGGATATCGCCCTCGGCGACGCGGTACTGCTTCCCGCCGGTCTTGATGATTGCGAACATGGAAACCTCTTTGATTGGGGCGCGGGGGCGGCGGTCCATCGGACGCACTTGGGAGCCCACGGCCAGGGCAAGGCCCATCAGTATGCGGGGAAAGCCCTGTCACCTCAAGGGAAATTCCTGCAGCCAAGGGCAGTTGGCCTGCGGTCACCGGGGATTGGGTTCCAGATACCCGCCCGGGGATGGGATGATCGGGGGCCGGAGATTCCCATGGGCCGTGACTTCCAGACCTTCCTGAAGCAGCTCGAGGCCGCGGGTGATCTGCACCGTGTGGCCGCTGAAGTCGATCCATTCCTGGAGATGGGCGCCATCGCCGACCGGGTGTCCAAGCAGCCCGGGGGCGGCAAGGCCCTGTATTTCGAGAAACCCGCCGGCAAGGCCATGCCCGTGGCCATGAACGCCTTCGGCAGCTTGAAGCGCATGGAGCTGGCCCTGGGCGTGGACCAGGAGCCCCGCGGCCTGGACGCCATCGCCGACCGCATCGAGAAGCTGGTGCAGGAGGCCATGCCCAAGCCCGGCACGGGCTTCTTCGAGAAGCTGGCCAAGCTGCCCGTGCTGGCCGAGGTCTCCAACTGGATGCCCAGGACCGTGCGGAAGGGGATCTGCCAGGAGGTGGTCCTGAAGGGCGACCAGGTGAAGCTCACGGACCTGCCCGTGCTCACCACCTGGCCCGAGGATGGCGGCCCCTTCATCACGCTCGGCATGAGCCACACCCGCAACAAGCAGACGGGCCACCGCAACGTGGGCCTCTACCGGCTGCAGGTCTACGATGACCGGACCCTGGGCTTCCACACCCAGCTCCACCACGACGGCGCCCGGAACCGCCACGGCTACGGCAAGGACGAGCGCATGCCCGTGGCCGTGAGCTTCGGCGGCGATCCGGCCCTCACCTACGCTGCCACCGCGCCCCTGCCGCCCTTCCTCAGCGAGGTGATGTTCGCGGGCTTCCTGCGGGGCGAGGGCATCGAGATGGTGCCCTGCTTGACCAACGACCTGGAGGTTCCGGCCGACAGCGAGCTCGTCATCGAAGGCTACGTGAACCCCGGCGAGCTGCGCCGCGAGGGCCCCTTCGGCGACCACACGGGCTACTACTCCCTGGCCGACGACTACCCCGTGCTGCACGTCGAAGCCATCACCATGCGGAAGACCCCCGTCTTCCCAGCGACCATCGTGGGCCGCCCGCCCCAGGAGGACGCCTACCTGGGCCTGGCCACGGAGCGGATCTTCCTGCCCCTGCTGCGCATGGTGCTGCCCGAGATCCGCGACATGCACCTGCCCGCCGCAGGCGCCTTCCACAACCTGGTGATCCTATCGATGAAGAAGGAGTATCCCGGCCACGCGCAGAAGGTCATGAACGCCATCTGGGGCACGGGCCAGATCATGTTCACCAAGGGCATCGTGGTGGTGGATGAGGACATCGATCCCCACGACCTGAACGAGGTGCTCTTCCGCCTCACCAGCAACGTGGACCCGAAGCGCGACCTGCTCTTCACCGAAGGCCCGCTGGATGTGCTGGACCACAGCGCGGACCGCTTCGCCTTCGGCAGCAAGGTGGGCATCGACGCCACCCGCAAGAACCGCCCCTGGGACGGCTTCCCCCGCGAGTGGCCGCGGGACCTGGTCTTCCCCGGGGAGATCCTGGACCGCATCGGCAAGCGCTGGAAAGAATACGGACTCTGACCCGCACAACCTCAGGGTCTCAGGAGAGCAAAGCAAAGCCCGGCTATGCCGGGCTTTGCGCGGAGGGCCGGGGGTGTGCGCGCAAGCGCGACACTAGATCCTCGCCACGCATGCGTGGCGAGGGAAACCCCCGGAGAATATTAAAACCGGATGGCCACCCCCGCCTGGAGGGCATCGGCATTGAAGCCCCGGTCGATCTTGCTGTAGACGTAGCGGAGCTCGGTCCCGACGGTGGCGTTCCACTGGTAGCCCACGCCGGCCGCCAGGCCCAGCTTGGTGGTGTCGGCGGTCACCTTGGAGAAGGCATCCTTGGTCTCGAAGGACCAGCGCACGACGGCGAGGCCGCCGGTGACATAGAGCCCTTCGGGCTTGCCCGCGATGAAGTAGAGGTAGTCGCCGCCCAGGCTCAGGTCCCAGGCGCTCTGCTTGAGG encodes the following:
- a CDS encoding menaquinone biosynthesis decarboxylase; translated protein: MGRDFQTFLKQLEAAGDLHRVAAEVDPFLEMGAIADRVSKQPGGGKALYFEKPAGKAMPVAMNAFGSLKRMELALGVDQEPRGLDAIADRIEKLVQEAMPKPGTGFFEKLAKLPVLAEVSNWMPRTVRKGICQEVVLKGDQVKLTDLPVLTTWPEDGGPFITLGMSHTRNKQTGHRNVGLYRLQVYDDRTLGFHTQLHHDGARNRHGYGKDERMPVAVSFGGDPALTYAATAPLPPFLSEVMFAGFLRGEGIEMVPCLTNDLEVPADSELVIEGYVNPGELRREGPFGDHTGYYSLADDYPVLHVEAITMRKTPVFPATIVGRPPQEDAYLGLATERIFLPLLRMVLPEIRDMHLPAAGAFHNLVILSMKKEYPGHAQKVMNAIWGTGQIMFTKGIVVVDEDIDPHDLNEVLFRLTSNVDPKRDLLFTEGPLDVLDHSADRFAFGSKVGIDATRKNRPWDGFPREWPRDLVFPGEILDRIGKRWKEYGL
- the rplU gene encoding 50S ribosomal protein L21 encodes the protein MFAIIKTGGKQYRVAEGDILRVELLEKDPKQAVTFEDVLLIDNNGDLKVGQPTVKGAKVEAEVITHDRAKKVIIFKKKKTTTYQRTQGHRQGYTEVRIKAIKA
- the rpmA gene encoding 50S ribosomal protein L27 produces the protein MAHKKGVGSSRNGRDSHSQRLGVKEFGGEVVPGGSILVRQRGTKFKAGINVGMGKDHTLFAKIDGKVRFQDKGQAGRFIHIDPIEG
- a CDS encoding outer membrane beta-barrel protein codes for the protein MKISSPLTLAVLAAAALSLQAEAPRYGVQGLVNIPLGDLKDFVDSKPGPGVGVHGTFDLGDGHMLRPRLDYSVFPEASFGSLKQSAWDLSLGGDYLYFIAGKPEGLYVTGGLAVVRWSFETKDAFSKVTADTTKLGLAAGVGYQWNATVGTELRYVYSKIDRGFNADALQAGVAIRF